The Sediminispirochaeta smaragdinae DSM 11293 genome has a segment encoding these proteins:
- a CDS encoding chemotaxis protein CheC — translation MSISIKEEHLELLRELINIGVGKGGEILNKMLGSHITLDVPDVTIVEEEHFLDFLLRPNDPLLAAVNMEFLGALAGTVNLVFRAGDVDKLVILATGGGEADTGIDMESLRTGSLLEIGNVVINGVVGTLSNILHLKLNYSIPAYLEGNIKQIIDKMRKDDDATILIIAKTRFRAESLDLEGDLIFFLGISSYQELVDSFGRLTQ, via the coding sequence GTGAGTATTTCCATTAAAGAAGAGCATCTTGAGTTGTTGCGGGAGTTGATAAACATTGGGGTGGGAAAAGGCGGAGAGATACTCAACAAGATGCTTGGTTCTCATATCACACTTGATGTTCCCGACGTTACCATTGTCGAGGAGGAACATTTTCTCGATTTCCTCTTGCGGCCCAACGATCCGCTTCTTGCGGCTGTTAATATGGAATTTCTCGGAGCCCTCGCCGGTACGGTAAATCTTGTTTTCCGTGCAGGCGATGTAGATAAGCTGGTGATTCTTGCCACGGGAGGCGGGGAGGCAGATACCGGCATCGATATGGAAAGTTTACGTACAGGAAGCCTTCTTGAGATTGGAAATGTTGTCATTAACGGGGTTGTCGGGACTCTGAGCAATATTCTCCATTTAAAACTCAATTATTCGATTCCCGCTTATCTTGAAGGAAATATCAAGCAAATTATCGACAAGATGAGAAAGGATGATGATGCTACGATTTTGATCATTGCCAAAACCCGCTTTCGGGCAGAGAGCCTTGATCTTGAGGGTGATCTCATTTTTTTCTTAGGGATTTCTAGCTATCAAGAGTTGGTGGATTCATTTGGAAGGCTGACACAATGA
- a CDS encoding sensor histidine kinase, producing the protein MIGEGDNQFQLFDALPEAILILDRRFQIRFWNRIMEQWTDISRIDALGRDLRILLPCFKNPVYASRLEPLFSDGVPVIFSSQFHPHLFPSRLVNGTWRTEQTIVSPLSGREEEPLALFTVIDVTPHTETLKKLDGSIKEKELLIREVHHRVKNNLNLVSSLIGLQAENLKKTERKLAPILDELRAKIDSLSLLYTKLYKGKVTNSIDLKEYLEELIENLFQSTLSNTSRISLHLSLAPLTIKTDRAIALGLIAVELFTNALKHAFPGGEEGNISVELLSPSEHEIELSVYDDGQGLPRDFEVQNCNTFGVVVITGLAKQIGGNCCWEGNKEKGTRFRLLFPGDP; encoded by the coding sequence ATGATCGGCGAAGGCGATAATCAATTTCAACTCTTCGATGCTCTACCCGAGGCTATTTTGATCCTTGATCGTCGGTTTCAAATTCGATTCTGGAATCGCATTATGGAGCAGTGGACGGATATTAGTCGCATAGATGCTCTTGGACGTGACCTTCGTATTTTACTTCCCTGTTTCAAAAATCCTGTTTATGCATCTCGTCTGGAACCGCTCTTTAGCGATGGGGTGCCTGTGATTTTTTCCAGCCAGTTTCATCCCCATCTTTTTCCTTCTCGGCTGGTGAATGGGACATGGCGCACCGAACAGACGATCGTGAGTCCCCTTTCCGGCAGGGAGGAGGAACCTTTGGCACTTTTTACCGTCATCGATGTGACTCCCCATACCGAAACGTTAAAAAAACTTGATGGTAGCATAAAGGAAAAGGAACTCTTGATTCGTGAGGTCCATCATCGGGTAAAGAATAATCTCAATCTTGTGTCGAGCCTGATTGGACTACAGGCTGAAAATCTAAAAAAAACGGAAAGAAAATTGGCACCCATTCTTGATGAACTACGTGCCAAGATTGATTCTCTTTCGCTGCTTTATACAAAGCTCTATAAGGGGAAGGTAACCAACAGTATTGATTTGAAAGAATACCTGGAAGAGCTGATCGAAAATCTTTTCCAATCAACACTATCGAATACCTCTCGGATTTCTCTTCATCTTTCTCTTGCTCCCCTTACTATTAAAACCGACCGGGCCATTGCTCTTGGTCTTATCGCCGTCGAACTGTTTACCAATGCGCTCAAACACGCATTTCCCGGTGGAGAAGAAGGGAATATAAGCGTTGAACTCCTATCCCCCTCGGAACATGAGATAGAACTCTCTGTTTATGACGACGGTCAGGGGCTCCCTCGCGATTTCGAAGTACAAAATTGTAATACCTTCGGCGTTGTGGTCATTACCGGCTTGGCCAAACAAATTGGAGGTAACTGCTGCTGGGAAGGAAACAAAGAAAAGGGAACTCGTTTTCGTCTCCTTTTTCCCGGAGATCCCTAA
- the asnB gene encoding asparagine synthase B, translated as MCGICGIWNAEERPMVETMVERMHHRGPDEEGFYDCANGTLGHARLSIMDPTGGHQPIFNEDKSLAVIANGEIYNYPKLRKKLASKHSFKTNNDSEVLLHLFEEEGPEMVKQLDGMFAFCITNGKSIFLARDPIGIKPLYWGRKKTGKVLFTSEQKTSAGEDCLLSEFPPGCTYSTTRGMERYFTLASKQAEQLPIKQHVSLLRNDLDKAVHKRLMSDVPVGCFLSGGLDSSIISAIVAQEKPDLHTFSVGLEGSSDLEAAKLVASHIGSKHHQYIITKEEIVAELPRIIYHLESFDQDLVRSSIPTYFTAKLAAQEVKVILTGEGADELFGGYTYYRSIPDHAQLHKELLRSIKTLHNINLQRVDRITMAHSIEARVPFLDLKVIETAQRIPVELKLNGKPPVEKWILRKAYEKLLPEKIVWRPKEQFDEGTGMTDLLPQLTSELFSDAQTARLIKKYPEARLRSKEEAYYFFLFQNLFHHDEQMVRQVARWGERPNLE; from the coding sequence ATGTGTGGAATATGCGGCATATGGAATGCAGAAGAAAGACCAATGGTGGAAACGATGGTAGAGCGTATGCACCATAGGGGACCAGATGAAGAGGGATTTTACGACTGTGCAAACGGAACGCTCGGTCATGCACGTCTTTCAATTATGGATCCGACAGGGGGGCACCAACCTATTTTTAACGAGGACAAGAGTCTGGCGGTCATTGCAAATGGAGAGATCTACAACTATCCGAAGCTAAGGAAGAAACTTGCTAGCAAGCATAGCTTCAAAACCAATAACGACAGCGAAGTGCTCTTGCATCTTTTCGAAGAAGAGGGTCCCGAAATGGTAAAACAGCTTGATGGAATGTTTGCCTTTTGCATCACCAATGGAAAGTCGATCTTCTTAGCTCGAGATCCCATCGGCATAAAGCCTCTTTACTGGGGTCGGAAAAAAACGGGAAAGGTACTATTCACATCTGAACAAAAAACAAGTGCAGGAGAGGATTGCCTCCTCTCAGAATTTCCTCCTGGTTGTACCTATTCCACAACAAGAGGGATGGAACGCTATTTTACCCTGGCTTCAAAACAAGCCGAACAGCTTCCCATTAAACAGCATGTATCACTGCTGCGCAATGATCTCGACAAAGCAGTACATAAACGACTGATGAGCGATGTACCAGTGGGTTGTTTTTTATCCGGAGGACTCGATAGCAGCATCATATCGGCCATAGTTGCCCAGGAAAAGCCGGACCTCCACACTTTTTCGGTTGGTCTCGAGGGAAGCAGCGATCTTGAAGCCGCCAAACTTGTTGCCTCACATATAGGATCGAAGCATCATCAATATATCATCACCAAAGAAGAAATCGTGGCTGAGCTGCCACGTATTATCTATCATCTGGAATCATTTGACCAAGATCTGGTACGAAGCTCTATTCCCACCTATTTCACCGCAAAACTGGCCGCTCAAGAGGTCAAGGTGATTCTGACAGGGGAAGGAGCCGATGAACTTTTCGGAGGTTATACCTATTACAGGTCGATCCCCGACCATGCACAACTTCATAAGGAACTACTGCGATCAATCAAAACTCTTCATAATATCAACCTACAACGGGTTGATCGTATTACTATGGCCCATTCTATCGAGGCAAGAGTTCCCTTTCTCGATTTAAAAGTAATCGAAACGGCACAGCGCATTCCCGTAGAACTGAAATTGAACGGAAAGCCCCCGGTCGAAAAGTGGATATTACGAAAAGCATATGAAAAACTTTTACCAGAAAAAATCGTGTGGAGACCAAAAGAACAATTCGACGAAGGGACGGGAATGACCGACCTTTTGCCGCAATTGACATCCGAGCTTTTCTCGGATGCACAAACAGCAAGGCTCATAAAAAAATATCCCGAGGCTCGGCTACGATCGAAAGAAGAGGCCTATTACTTCTTCCTTTTCCAGAATCTTTTTCATCATGATGAACAAATGGTGCGGCAGGTCGCCCGCTGGGGAGAGCGTCCCAATCTTGAGTAA